TCACTGCAGAGGAGAAGTACCTTTAGAGGGAGAGTTTGCTGCTCTGAATATGTGTActagaaaaatgtgaaaaaatgaaTGTATTATAAGCTGGATTTGTGTTCACTGGAGCAGAGGCAAGGGAGTATAGTGTAGTTCCTGCTGTACTGAAAATGACCTTCAAGATTAATAATTCTGTGGCCAGGCAAGATATTGAGATATTGTGTAGAAGGtcagctgaaaaaaatggtGTGTTGTTTCTGTAGGCAGCAGGAATGAGGAAGTAGTGCTGGGGAGTTGGTTGGTTAAATTAATTTAGTGCCTCATGAGGAGAAAATCTTGCCATGTGAATTTATTTATAGCCACATACCTCTTGAAAAGCAGGATCTTGACCAGAAGGTTTTTCTGACAACTGAAATCTCAAATACTTTAATTGAGTTATTCAAGCcgaatttaaaatttaaatttagaaaaatctAAGATGTGAACGTTTAAGATGGATTCTGTGTTGTCACACAATGCCACTGATGCAGAAGGGCCTCAGGCATGAATCACTTCAGGTAGAGGGGAATGAATACGGGTGCAGCAGTACTTCTTCCAGGGCCAGAGGTCAAATCTGCAAAGACATGAGCTTTGGAAAGGCTTTGGATACCGAGTCTTGCTGAAGCAGAGGTGACTGCAGAGTGTCTCTGTGCCATGCTTCCCAGTCTGTCTCTGGTGTTGTACTGTGAGGGGTGCCACAGCCTCTGGGTTATCCCAGAAGTGGGGTTAACGTGGTGTAGATAATGGGGCTAACACTTCTCTATGAGAAAGGGGAATTCAGACTTCACATGTGCTGCTGTTCAAAATGAGGTTAAGAAGTGTTGAGCTTTCAAATGTTAAATATAGCTTCAGTTTTACAGCAAGGAAGTAATTAAACAGGAGTGTGATCTTTGTCACTTTCCCTATTTCTTTAGAGGAGTGAAGGATGTACTGAAAAAGAGATTGAAAAACTATTATAAGAAACAGAAGCTGATGCAGAAGGAACACATTAGTGGAGACAGCTGCTATGACTACATCTGTGTTGTTGACTTTGAAGCAACTTGTGAAGAAGGAAATCCGCCTGAATTTGTTCATGAAATAATTGAATTTCCTGTTGTCTTGGTAAACACACGTACCCTGGAAATAGTAAGTAATCTAATGGCTGTGTTGGTCTGATGTTTTTTGAAGTAACTTGTTTGCATCAGAAAGTCTAGATTAGTTTCTAAGTAGATGTTGAACTTCATTAAAAAGagcatgcttttttttttcataaggcTTTATCCTCTGTGCCTCTTAGGTACGAACAaaactttctcttctgaaagCATTTTCCAAATGATCATCCAAGTAGATCATTCTCCTGCTGTTGACTCCCTCTATTGATATGAATTTCTCAGTTGTCCATGTATGTTCCCTCCTGccctttctttcttctgctttaaGTCCCACAAATCTGTTTCTGGGACTCAAGGCATTCATCATAATCAAAAATTATCAATTCTGTGGTCCTGTGTGAGCAGTCTAGAAGACACTAATGCAGAGGCCTGGAAAGTGAGGTTGAGTGAACTCCACTTCTTGGCAGGCTCAGCTGTCTCCACATTGTACCCAACAGGCTGACAGCTGTGTAACCTGATTTTAAACACACTTCACAGGCATTTGGTAAGCCTCAAGTGCTCTGTTGCAGTACAGCTTTCTTTTAGGACAAACTACCTGCTGCTTAACTGAAACAGTCACCCAGTGAAACAGAGGATGTGCACACACCTCTGACTAATGATTCATTTATGAAGAACTCTTAATGGAAAGAGGATTTCCAGTAATCATTGTGATGCTACAATAAAGAATTAttaacagcaggaaaaggagtgTGCAGATTACCAGGATTGTTTTCATGGCTCTTagagtgtttttttttattttgtccaAAAGGTTTTGTATaacagcagggatttggggctttcttttttccatgaaaCTTGCCTTCAGTCTTCACTCTTGTGTTGCTCAGTTTCCCAGAGTGAGATTTTGTTTGTCTCTGCCTGGCTGGCATCCAGAGGCACTTGCCTGCAGCTTCTGAGGTGTGTGGCTGGTTGCTTTCCTTGAATTGCAGGTGAACCTATTTGCAGGTGCACCTAAAAAACCTCATGCCTCTCACTTAATTTTAATCACTTCCACTCTTCCCAAATTCTCTGcttttttgcagaaaaaagTCCTTTTTCCCTCTTAAATCCACATTCCCACTCTTTGGTGGCTGCTGGCCGAGAGGAAGGCCACGTTCTGGTTGGAAAGCCACCTGTCCTGTTAGGAATCTGATGGTGGCCAGTCAGGAGGCTCCTGCTGGCTCAGGAGGTGCACATTCCTTtttgcctgcagcaggacaagCAGCTGCTGTTGCCTTTGGGCTGCAGGCGAGCCAGAGAATTGCCTTGCAGGCTGCAGagtgtgctgcagctgagccattgaTTCTCCTGTTACAGGAGGACACCTTTCAGCAATATGTGAAGCCAGAGGTTAATCCCAAGCTTTCAGACTTCTGCATCAGTCTGACAGGAATAACCCAGGTAATTTGCACTTTTGTTTCTTCaggaagaaataggaaaaaaaaagggggataTGTTGTTGATGTGTTCAGACTGGAAACCTTAAATGCTAGTCTTTCATGGTTATTTTTCTGTAAGGCCTATTCTCTTAATCCttgtttttcccctctcccagtTATCACAGAGCTGATTTCATTAAGTTGGTCATTTTGTTGGGAAGAATATTCTCTTTTTAATTAATGTGGAGAAATTTAATCTTTAGTAGGGCAAAGGACCTTTTGAATTGTATCAGTTCCTCTCCTAATATTTTTGCTCTGAAGAGTTTAGAGTCTTAGGATGGCAATGGCTTGTGATAAATGACTTAAGAAGAAGCCTGGGAAACAACCTCAAAGGTTTTAATCCAGGTTTAACTACAGACTAACCTTGTTACCTTTACAGAAGCTATTAGAGGCTGACTCTTTAGCAGAGCTGTTGTGGTGCTATTTTTTCAGTTTAGAAAAACCTGTCCAGTCATTTGTTAATGTGTAATCTGCTTTTGTAAAGATTTAGATGAAGCCAAGTTTTTAATTGCCCATATACCAATACAGTTGATACACCTAATgctgagggatttttttctgaaaaaatgttCCTTACTTTGTTGGGTTTTagttttgttgtggttttttttttccccccttaggACATTGTTGATAAAGCTGATATTTTTCCTCAAGTTCTGCAGAATGTTGTAGAGTGGATGAGACAACGAGAACTGGGAACAAAGTACAGCTATTCCATGTTGACTGATGGGTATGTCCTTATGCAGCCTTCAGCACAATCTAAAACTGCAAAACCACGTTTAATATTTGTGAGAGCATTGCTAAAGATGGATCAGGACACTGCcattttgctggttttattttaattgaagcTTTTGTTAAAATTGGTAAAGCTGAACTGAACTATTCAAAATGAAGCTTGAATCCATCAGATGGCACCGTTTCTTTCCTAGTGGTCTGTATGCAACAGAGTGATGCTGGAGACTTTATACTTTGTTGCTGCTGTAATTCTCCATTTATATCTAGCACGTAATATCTGAAAATAACACTCTgcaatttttaatgtttaacCTATAATTACATTGCTATCTTTGGAAGCAacagtgaattaaaaaaaggaaatgctaAAGCCAACTGATGCAAGACTGGTTATGTTACTGGGTCTCTGGAATTCCCCTCCAGAGGAATCCCCTCAGTGAAATTCCTTAAGGAAAACAGGTGCATTAAAATATCTGTTGTATAGGTGAGACTGCATAGACAACTAgaagagatggggaaaaaaagctttacTTTAGCTTGCAGTTTACAAACTTGTTGGGGTGGTTCCCTTCAGGAAGGCAAGCTGCTAAATAAATAGGATTATAATTTCCTCATATTTTCATAGAGATCTGGTTTCTCATAAAACTTGGTGCAGTCTAGTTTCAATAACCTACCTGAAGTAGAGAGATCAATGCATTCCCAAATAATCAGGAAGATTTAAGGTGTTGCTTGCTTCCCCGAGGGCTGTGTAAGCATCTGATTTATTGGCAGTTTTCAGTGTTGATGTGGTAGTTGGTGTGCTGGTTTTTGTCCTAACCCTTGTGGACCTGAAACCATCCTGGTAAAAATTTTGCTCctgtcattatttttttccccatgattAACAGATTcatataaaaaaattctttaccaGGATTACAGCAAATGAGCTTTTCCTAAACTGTTTTCATTCTACTGATCACCAGAGAGACAAGACAACTTCTAGTTCTACACCAGTGCAATATGTAGAACACAGGATTATTTATGACTAATGTTTTCCTCTTTTGACTTTCTAAGATCTTGGGATATGAGTAAATTTTTGAACATCCAGTGCCGTATAAGCCGTATCAAATACCCTTCTTTTGCCAAAAAGTGGATCAATATTCGCAAATCATATGGGAACTTCTACAAGGTTTGTACAAATTGCTGTTTCTCTTACGGAAGTTTTGGTTTAAAAGTCTAGAGTGGCCTGTTGGGCTTGTCATCTCTACTTCTGTAGTATAAAATTATAGTACTTGAACTACTTGCCTGGTGCCTGATTTTCAAATGTGTTTCATGTGCAGATCTCACTTCACTAGCTGAAGATCATGTAATTActgcattttgattttaatCTTGCTTTTAAGAATCGGGTTGTGCTCCTTGAAAGATTGTCTAAAAATGTTACACCGCTCCTCTTTGATCAAGTAGTTCAGCTGAAAAGACTGTCTTcattttttgattattttttcctgttgtcaTGCAATACACTACAAAACTAATTTCTCATAGAATCTTGACTTTTGACAGTATA
This sequence is a window from Melospiza georgiana isolate bMelGeo1 chromosome 5, bMelGeo1.pri, whole genome shotgun sequence. Protein-coding genes within it:
- the LOC131084011 gene encoding 3'-5' exoribonuclease 1-like isoform X2, whose translation is MTREELRSKLAEFKLETRGVKDVLKKRLKNYYKKQKLMQKEHISGDSCYDYICVVDFEATCEEGNPPEFVHEIIEFPVVLVNTRTLEIEDTFQQYVKPEVNPKLSDFCISLTGITQDIVDKADIFPQVLQNVVEWMRQRELGTKYSYSMLTDGSWDMSKFLNIQCRISRIKYPSFAKKWINIRKSYGNFYKVPRNQTKLTIMLENLGMSYDGRPHSGLDDSKNIARIAIRMLQDGCDLRVNERIHGGQLMTVSSSGPLEGAPAPQMPRYRN
- the LOC131084011 gene encoding 3'-5' exoribonuclease 1-like isoform X1, with product MEEQKENRPQAARDEAAAAPAARPPGRQHCRISDQETNGKTSAASSNDFSDPIYKEIAITNGYINRMTREELRSKLAEFKLETRGVKDVLKKRLKNYYKKQKLMQKEHISGDSCYDYICVVDFEATCEEGNPPEFVHEIIEFPVVLVNTRTLEIEDTFQQYVKPEVNPKLSDFCISLTGITQDIVDKADIFPQVLQNVVEWMRQRELGTKYSYSMLTDGSWDMSKFLNIQCRISRIKYPSFAKKWINIRKSYGNFYKVPRNQTKLTIMLENLGMSYDGRPHSGLDDSKNIARIAIRMLQDGCDLRVNERIHGGQLMTVSSSGPLEGAPAPQMPRYRN